In the Drosophila gunungcola strain Sukarami unplaced genomic scaffold, Dgunungcola_SK_2 000001F, whole genome shotgun sequence genome, one interval contains:
- the LOC128262550 gene encoding lipase 1, with translation MRNAIWFLAVLGAFSLDSPLVLCGYLEDNFPASVIEDAHLSTIQLLEKYKHPAESHQVTTDDKYVLTLHRIPRPGGRPVLLVHGLEDTSSTWIVMGPHSGLGYFLYANGYDVWMGNVRGNRYSKGHAKLNSNTDRAYWSFSWHEIGMYDLPAMIDGVLAKTGHQKLSYIGHSQGTTSFFVMASSRPEYNAKIHVMSALAPVAFMKHIRAPLMGMARMGINVFGENVELFPHSFLYLKQCFASAGLQKTCMRFYWQIVGKNREELNMTMFPVVMGHIPGGCNSKQPLHYLQLQTSDRFCQFDYDPKENQRLYGQSSPPDYRLERITAPVALYYGSSDNLAAVEDVQRLAKLLPNVVENHLYRKWNHMDMHWAISSRRSVQPRILQVLQYWEASGGHTAVTTGSSVEEEVPQLTTEPSTVEEQEDAGSAAGNEEQREKTPEDNGEEKDEAVAVTNPTSEL, from the exons ATGCGAAACGCTATCTGGTTTCTCGCAGTGCTGGGGGCTTTCTCGCTCGACAGCCCTCTGGTTTTATGCGGATATCTGGAGGATAATTTTCCAGCGAGCGTGATAGAGGATGCCCACCTGAGCACG ATACAACTCCTGGAGAAATACAAGCACCCAGCGGAATCCCATCAGGTGACCACGGATGATAAGTATGTCCTGACCCTGCATCGCATTCCACGACCTGGTGGAAGGCCAGTTCTGCTAGTTCATGGCCTGGAGGACACCTCTTCCACGTGGATTGTGATGGGTCCGCACAGTGGCCTGGGCTACTTTCTCTACGCCAACGGGTACGATGTGTGGATGGGCAATGTCAGGGGGAACCGCTACTCCAAGGGCCATGCAAAACTCAACAGCAATACGGACAGGGCCTATTGGAGCTTCTCGTGGCACGAGATCGGGATGTACGACCTGCCGGCCATGATCGATGGGGTTCTGGCAAAGACGGGACACCAGAAACTGAGCTACATCGGCCACTCGCAGGGAACCACTTCGTTCTTCGTGATGGCTTCGAGTAGGCCTGAGTACAATGCCAAGATCCATGTGATGAGTGCCCTGGCACCTGTGGCCTTTATGAAGCACATTAGGGCGCCCCTTATGGGCATGGCCCGCATGGGAATCAACGTGTTCGGTGAAAATGTCGAGCTCTTTCCACACTCCTTTCTGTATCTCAAGCAATGTTTTGCATCCGCTGGCCTGCAGAAGACCTGTATGCGCTTCTATTGGCAGATTGTGGGAAAAAATCGGGAGGAGCTAAATATG ACCATGTTTCCGGTGGTGATGGGCCATATTCCTGGTGGCTGCAATAGCAAACAGCCACTCCACTACCTCCAACTGCAGACCTCCGATCGATTTTGTCAGTTCGACTACGACCCCAAGGAGAACCAGCGGCTGTACGGACAGAGCTCTCCGCCGGACTACCGCCTGGAGAGGATCACCGCCCCGGTGGCCTTGTACTACGGCAGCAGTGACAACCTCGCGGCCGTGGAGGATGTCCAGCGGTTGGCGAAGCTACTGCCCAACGTGGTGGAGAACCATTTGTACCGCAAGTGGAACCACATGGACATGCACTGGGCCATTAGTTCGCGGCGATCGGTCCAGCCCAGGATTCTGCAGGTGCTGCAGTACTGGGAGGCCAGTGGAGGACACACGGCTGTGACCACAGGCTCATCGGTGGAGGAGGAAGTGCCGCAGTTGACCACTGAGCCATCGACGGTTGAGGAGCAGGAGGATGCTGGCAGTGCTGCAGGAAATGAGGAGCAGCGTGAAAAAACTCCAGAGGATAATGGAGAGGAAAAAGATGAGGCAGTTGCAGTTACCAATCCCACTTCGGAGCTGTAG